The genomic stretch GCCCGCCACTCCTTAACTTCCTTAACGACTCCCTCTGGACTATCCTCCCTACCATCGCGAGGATAGTAGATCAAATCTGAACCATCTGGATGCTGAGTTAAACGCTCAAACTCGAAAACAGCTTCTATTTGCTGCTCTTCAGTCGAATACGAAGAATTATAGATTTTTTTAACAAACAACAAAAAATCCTCCTCGGTGTAGTCCTCGAACTCTTTTGCGCTCATATCAATCCCCCTCCGAATGTATCGCGTCGTGCTGTTTAGGAGTAACTACTCGAACGTTATCTACATCCATAACCTCCCCTCCTCTAGATATATAGACGGAATGATGAAGCTCAAACTTCACTTGCCCTCCCACCCTATCAATTTTTCGAACAAACGGTGCTCGGCCATTTTTCATTTCAAAAGCACTACTATTATTAAATTGACTTACTAGCTCAGAATCATCGGCCACCGCCTTCC from Pseudomonas allokribbensis encodes the following:
- a CDS encoding bacteriocin immunity protein — protein: MSAKEFEDYTEEDFLLFVKKIYNSSYSTEEQQIEAVFEFERLTQHPDGSDLIYYPRDGREDSPEGVVKEVKEWRASSGRSGFKPE